The genomic segment TGTGTAGGTATAATTATAGTTCCATCTTTTCCAACTAGCTCCATTAATGCTTCAATTATGATTTGTGGGCCTCCACAAACAAATCCAAAGCTTTTCATTGAAGTATGAACTATAATATTTTGTCCACTTTTTATACCAAGTTGTTGCAGCGCATTTACTATATCTTTTTTAATTACAATTTTTCTATCACCCATACCCTTTCCCTCTCAACTTTAATATTTAATTTTTATTATCTCTTCTATATTTCATAGGCGTGCAACCTACTATATTTTTAAATAGCCTATTAAAAGTTTTAATGCTATTAAATCCACAGTTATAGGCTATCTCTGCAATAGTTTCATCTTCCTCAATTATACGCCACTCTGCTTTTTTAATTCTATAATTATTTAGATAATCTAAAAATGTTACCCCAGTATTTTCTTTGAAAAACTTTGTAAAGTAATATTTACTAAAACCTATAGATTTTGAAATATCATCTAAATCAATATGCTCTTGATAATTACTATCCACATATTGAAATACACTATCCATTTTCTTTAATCTTTCCTTTTCACGGCTTAGGTCTTCAGATGAATATGCTTGCTTAGGTATATATCTAAGTAGTATACCTGCCAGATCATATAATCTAGCTTTTATTATTAACTTATATCCTTCCTCAGCCTTACTATATTCATTGATAATCTCATTTATGTGCCTCTCCATTAGTGCATGAATTTCATTCCCCATGGTTAAATGTATTGATTGATTCCACATAGGTTTTATTATTTTAGCATCTTTTGTTCCTGAAAGAAAATTATCATATATGGAAGTTCTAAATTGTATTACAGCTCTATTACTGAAATTCTTTTCTTTAAAAAAACAATGTATTTCTCCACCACCAATTATAAGTATGTCCCCTTGTTTTAAATTATAAGTATCTCTATTAATACATGCCTTTAGTGTACCTTCCACAAGATAAATAATTTCTATATCTTCATGCCAGTGATGTGGTGTATTAGAATATCCATCATTAAAAAACAATCTAAAAGGAAATTCAGATTCTAATACTGTTTTTTCAAAACTCCCATGCATAAATATCTCCTCCAAAATAATTACAATTAAGCTTCTTGATTAATTTCTATAACTCTATCACTTTCTTCTTGATAACTGATTCACGAATACTCTCCATAAGCTTAATAACCCTCATTACCTCTGTATTCTTTACAAGAATTTCTTCTTCTCCTCTTATAGCTCCCATAACATTTCTATAAAAGTCCTTAACATCAGAATTAACAATTTTAAGTGCTTCTTCTTTAATTGTTTCCTCTGTCCTAGGCGCCATAGTTTTTGTTAATCCGGCAGCTG from the Clostridium beijerinckii genome contains:
- a CDS encoding AraC family transcriptional regulator, producing MHGSFEKTVLESEFPFRLFFNDGYSNTPHHWHEDIEIIYLVEGTLKACINRDTYNLKQGDILIIGGGEIHCFFKEKNFSNRAVIQFRTSIYDNFLSGTKDAKIIKPMWNQSIHLTMGNEIHALMERHINEIINEYSKAEEGYKLIIKARLYDLAGILLRYIPKQAYSSEDLSREKERLKKMDSVFQYVDSNYQEHIDLDDISKSIGFSKYYFTKFFKENTGVTFLDYLNNYRIKKAEWRIIEEDETIAEIAYNCGFNSIKTFNRLFKNIVGCTPMKYRRDNKN